In [Phormidium] sp. ETS-05, the genomic window AGGTCTTAGGTGGCGGTATGGTGTTGTATTGGTTTAGCCGTCAGCAAGAGTTGGCTGCGGAATAGCTGATGGTAGGGAAGTTTGAGCCCCCAGCCCCTGAATCGGGGTTGGGGGTTTTGTTATGATTCCTCGTCGGCGCTATCAGAGGTTGGCCAGAGGAGGCGGACTGCCATAAATAAAAATCCGCCAGCGGCGATCGCCTTGACCAACCGTGACGGTAGCAGCATCGCCGTTCCGCCTCCCACGATGACGCCGAGGAAACTGGCGAAGATGAGGGCCGCTGCGGTGCCCAGAAATACGGCGCGGGGGTGGCGGGAACTGCCCCCAAGGGCGATCGCAGCCAATTGGCTCTTATCTCCCAACTCCGCCAGAAACACGGTAATAAAACTCAGTCCCAAAAGTTGCCAGTCCATAATCTTCCGCTTATTGATGAATCGATAATTACAGGCTCAAGCCAGCACATCCCAAAACAGACTGGCGGCGATGAACAGCAACACCACAGCGGCAGCTCGTTCCAAGGTTTTGGGCGAGACACGACTGGCCAACCACTGGCCCACCAAAACTCCCAGCAAGCTGGTAGCCACTAAAGCCGCCGCCGCGCCAGCAAACACCACCCAAGGTTCTTGGGACTCGGCGCTCATCAGTAGGGTAGCGACTTGGGTTTTATCTCCCAACTCGCATAAAAAGATGGTGCCGAAAGTCGAGGCAAACACGGTCCAGGCTTCATAGCTGGGTTTTTCCCCGCCTCGGGGGGACTCTGGGACTCCGGAAGCGGGAGACTCTAGGGAGGAAAGTTCGGAGGAGGTTGCCATTGGCGATCGAGAATCGGTTTTCACTGGGGTTTTTTGGCTGGTTGTGTGTTCTGGTTCCATAGTCCCAGTATGCCCCGGAAAAATCAACCCACGCCATCTGCCCTGTCTTTACTGGGGGTCCCTCTGATGCCGGTTAATTTTTGATTACTTTTCTTGTAATTTTGTAAACTTCCTTAAAAAAAACGGGCCTGACTCGGATAGAATTAGATCCGAATTTTGTAATCAACCACTAAAACTGTTGGTACAGCTAGGGAGGAACGATGGACTTTGTAATGAATCTTTTCGGAAACCTGAACTTTGAAGTGATTTTTCAGCTCACCTTTGTGTCTTTGATTATGATTGCCGGTCCGATCGTCATCTTTTTGCTGGCCCTGCGCGGCGGCAACATGTAATCAGTTCCCTGGACTGCGGGCTTCCCCTTGGGGGGGAGACCGGGAGACGGGGGGACGGGGAGACGGGGTGACTGGGAGACTGGGAGACGGGGTGACGGGGAGACTGGGAGAGAGGGAGACTGCACCCCTGCACCCCTGCACCCCTGCTCCTCCGCACCCCTGCACCCCTCCTCCTCCGCTCCCCTGCTTCCCCAGTTATTCACAAACGAGGCAGTAGGACTTAATATTAGGGCACTGTACCGAATAGACGGGCAAAATTCTGTATCTAAATTCAAATCTGGGTTATAATAATTAAACTACTAAATTAATTTCCTGATAAACCTTTAACATACTGCTTAATCACCGGCGACAAACTATAAAAACCTTCTCTTTTTTCAATTAAACCTCGTCGCCCAAGATATTGCAGCACATTGCCTAAATCTGCGGCAGAGATAATGCCATTTCCCAGCAAATTTGCCAAACTAACTGGCTGATTTGATTTCGCTAATAAAAACATCAATCGTTTTTCTATGGCTGATAACCGCTCCCACTGCTGCTGCAAACTATCTTTCACTTCTTCTGGCAGCAATATAATATCCTCTGGCAAGCAATCTGTCAACTCTTCCGCTACTTCTAAAATCTGATTAGCAACAGTTTTTAACCAAAAGGGATTGCCTTGGTAGCAGTCAAGCAAAGTTTCCCAGTCGCCGATTTCTGCTAAACCATGACCCGTGAGTAATTCCCGAACCGCACCCCCGTCTAAACCACCAAGCTGTAAGGTACAAAGAGGAGCCGTTTTGCTTTTACCTTGAGGCAATTCTCTGGGTTGTTCCCAACCAATTAACAGAAAGCAACTTTGATGGGATAATTTTTCTATTTGTTTAAATAAGGAGCGATATTCTTCGGTTTTGGGTAGATACTTCCCAGCCAATTCGCCGCTACTGAAAAGGCGGTGAACGTCATCTAAGACCACTAAACAGCGATGCTTTTGCAAATACTTGATAATTGGGGAGGATTTTTGGCTGGTTGCGGATAAATCTGGCGTTTCTGACTGGGAGAAAAATTTGATTAGTTCAGCTTGAAATTCTGCAAAAGGCGGGGATGTCTCTAGACTGCACCAGATGACATATTCAAACTCATCTTTTATTTGTTGTACCAGTTGCACGGCTAAGGTGGTTTTACCGATACCGCTGACACCGGTGAGGGCGATTAGGCGACAGCGTTGTTGTAAAATCCAGTTATGGAGGGTTTGCAGTTCGGTGGTGCGTCCATAAAAATCCCCCAACTCTGGCATCTGGCTTAAATCTTGATATTTTGGCGGTGGTTGGGGGTTGGATGTTTGCTCAGTTGGGGTGGAGTTGGGGATATTGGCTGGGTGTGGCGTGTCTCCACAGATGCTGAAACTACCAATTTGATTATTATGCGGTTCCAAGTGTGAAATGATCGAAACTTGCAACCTTTCCATCGTTGCACGAAAATTTGTTTTACTAACCTCTTCGTTTAATCCATCGGAAAGTAACTGCCATAACTTTGAGCCAACATCCCTGACATAACTCTCGTTACAGTGAGACTCCTCGGCAATGGTTGTGTATTTCTCGTCTTGTATGGTCCCCCGCACGATCGCCTCTTGCAAGTCATCAAGGTGTTGACCCGTCTTAGCAAACACCAGTTCGTCTGCGAGTTTTAACACTTCCTTAAGATTCATATAGCCGGGTAGATGTTAGGGTTTGCTGTATTATACCACAGATTTTCCAACATTTTCCAACATTTTCTGGCTTTTTCCAACATTTTTCAAATCTACATCTTGAACCCCCCCCGACAAAACAGCATACAAAATCAGACATTTTACTCTTGACAAAGTTTTCAATCCTTTGGATAATTAATTACAGTAATGAACCCCAGCTAGGAAAAGAGGTATTGAAAAAATGGAGTCCACACAAAGAGAGAGCAAGTTTGATCTCCTATCTCATCCTGAAACAAAACAACATAATAATGCGATCCAGAAAAATAAAGTCAGAGTATCACTAAATAATCTCAAAGTTCCTTCGGCAACGGATGTTTTTCAATCGCGTGCTACCTGTCAACGTCGCAAATAGAAATCCAACCAGTTGCTGATTAGTTAGTCGGCGATTTTGATTTTATTTTGTTGCCACAACAAAAATTCTGTTGTTACAACAAACATAAAAATTATTGTGCTGTTTGTTAGGTGCGAGTAAAACTGATGAAAACTCAATCATCTTTGTACAAAAAGTCTGAATACGTGCGCGTTCTAGGTGATAACGATAGGTTCTTGATCTATCATTCACTTTTCAACAATCCGCTCGGAACGAACAGCACGATCATTGAAATGCTTGAAATGCTTTCAACTCCAATGACCTTTAGTCAACTGTCAGAGCTTTATGAGGGTGATTTAGAAGAGGTTTTCTCTCTTCTAGTTGCGAGGCATTTTATTGTGTCTGGCGACCAAGATGACAGAGAAGTTCTTGCCGCATTGCATCAAAATTTTTTGAATCAGTTCCAAGCAGGCAAAAATCTTTCAAGGCTAGAACTGGCCATTAGCAATTCTTGTAATTTTGGCTGTCAGCATTGTATGCACTTTCTAAATAATGAAGTGCCCTCTCGAATAGCCCCTTCTCTGCACATGAGTGCTAAAACAGCCAAAGAAAGTATCGATATTTTTGTCGATATGGTCAAAAAAAGTGGTAATAATTTGGTTAGGGTACACTTTGGTAACGGTGAACCATTGATGAACTGGGCGACACTCGTCTTTGCCTTAGAGTATTGTGACTCAATTGAAGATATTAGTTTTTCTTATGCTATCAACACTAATCTTAGTCTTCTTGACCAAAATAAAGCTGAGGTTTTAAAAAAATATAACGTCAAAATTTCCACATCGCTGGATGGCGTAAAAGATGGTAATGACGCTATTAGAGTAGATCGAAATGGAATGGGTACTTTTGAAGTCATTATGAGCAAAATTCAGCTTCTTAAATCAATCGGTCATCCCATCGATGGATTTACTGTGACTGTGACAGACAAAAATTTTCATTTAATAGATCAAAGCATTATCGATCTTGCAAAAGAGATTGGAGTCAAAGACGTAGCGATGGATTTTGACTTGGTTCGCTCGATTGGTATCACCACAGAATCTTGTGTTGATAAAATTATATTTTTGCGGCGATATGCTAATCAAAAAGGCTTAAATTTTTATGGTACATGGGAGACTCCATATCGAAACTTGATGTCTAATTCTTGGGTAGATGCTCCTCATGCTTTCTGCCCCGCAATGGAAGGTAAAACTATTGAATTTAATGTTGATGGAACTCTGAAGAGCTGCGGTCACACTAATACTATAGTAGGCTCATCTAAAAATTTTGAAGATTGATTCTGAAAGCAAGTATTTTCAACTCATTCAAAGCCGACTTCCTGGCAATAATGAATTTTGTAAGGGCTGCGAGATAGAAGGTTGCTGTGCAGGTCAGTGCCATGTAACTCTAGAATCTTCGAGAAACGATAAACAATTGGTAAGTAAAATGTGTCAAATGATGATCGCAATTACGCGAATTTTAGTTAGCGATTATCTAAATAATAGGTAAAAATATGGATATAGTTATAGGTTTCAAGTTGGCTTGATAGACGTTTGTCTCCCAGTAGATACCAAAGCCAAATGTGGGTATCTAACAGCAGTTTCATTCTAACACCTCCCAGGGCTGAGGCTCAGGAGCGATTATATCTCCTAAAATTTCACCGCTTCCCTTCATCACCCCAAAAGCAGGGCGGTCATCTGGGGTAGTGGCTGGATAGATAATCACTAATGGTTTGCCTTCATGGATGACCGTCAGGGGTTTTTTAGTGCGTTCAACTTCTATAAATAGACTCTGGAGAATTTGGGGCAGTTCATTGGTAGTAATTTCTGTCATTTTTTGCCTCGATTTTTTTTATTTTAGGAATGATTAAGGATTGCTTTATGGTAAAGCAAATTACTGCCTTGAGCCAACCACCACAACCAGCATTGTGTATCTAACAACAGTTTCATCCTACCTCCCCCTCAAATGCTGCCAAAATTTCTGGTGGCAAAGGCTCGTTAAAGTCCTCTGGGACGATAAATTTGCCTTTATCTTGCCCTAAACTAGCTAGCCGAGATGCGGGACGAACCGGAACCAGCTTCGCCACTGGGATATCGCCGTTGGCAATAATGATTTCTTCTCCCAGTTGCACACGGGACAAAATTTGTGATAGATTCGTTTTGCAGTAATCGATATTTACAGTTTCCATAATGGGGGCATAACTAAGTTTATTGAACTTTGGTGTTTGGCTTAGGGTATCGAGAATAATCATGGGGCAGCCTCCCAAGGCTCATCAATGGGAGAAATCAGGTCATTCTCAAACATAATGCTGCCTTTGAGGGGGTTAACTTCAACTGATGGTGGTGTGCTTTCCGACTCTTCTAAGACGATGACTCGGATGGTTTTGCCTTCCCACTGGGGGGAATATTGCGATCGCATACTAATGATGCTGTTATGCAGAATGGTTTTCAACTCGATCGCTTGCATGGTTTAACAGGAGTAAGGGGTTATGTTCGGGTTAACAAAACTGGTGGCGATCGCTGATGGCCAAGGTCAGTTTGGTGTTGCTACAGTAAATTTCAGCTAATTTCCCATTTTCGGACAAATTACTGCCTGGAGCCAACCACCACAACCACCATAGCATATCTCACAACAGTTTCACCCTACCTCCCCCCGACTTCTCCCGGCAACCATCTCAGACAAATTTTACATCTTCACCGGTATGACTAAGAATAAACCAGGTGGAGCTATCCCTAATGCACAAAATCCCTATATGTGCTAAAATTGAGCTATGAGAATCAGCGAGTTCATTTGGAACCAGGATCGGATCGACCATATTGCACGACACAGTGTTGCCCCTGAAGAAGTTGAAGAAACTTGCTTTGGGTTGGCTCTAGTACAACGGGCAAAATCAGAAGGGGATAACCCTGTTTACTATGTGCTTGGCCAGACCGAAGCTGGACGCTATTTATTCTGCGTTGTAATTCAATTTCCTAATGACCGGGGATATCCAGTCACAGCGCGGCCAATGACCGATAAAGAAAAGCAGCGATACAGGCAGTGGAGGGACAGATGAATAGTAAAGCAATTCACCAAAGTGACTCGATTCAAGAGTTAGCTAATTTCTGGGATAGTCACGATTTAACAGATTTTGACTCTCAGTTAGAAGAGGTAACACAACCAGTATTTCAGCGCGATGCTGTACTGCAAATTCGCTTGCAACCACAAGAGGTAGAAGCAGTAAAAAAAATCGCCTTATCAAGGGGCATTGATTCCACCGAATTAATTCGGGAATGGGTACTGACCCAGTTGCGGACTGCGTGAACAGATAGTTCGTTGCTGTCAATACCGCTAGCAAAGCGGTGGATGGGGAACCGATCGGATGCGGCGGGGGCAACGTTCCTCGTTACCTCTAGCCGCCTGCAACTATCTCAGACAAATTTTACATCTCCACCGAGATATCTATGAAGAAACCCGGTGGCACACTCCCAATATACCCCACCCAACCCCCAACCTCACTCCCAGAAACCGGGTTTCTCAGATAACTTTTCTGTCTCCACCGAGATATCTATGAAGAAACCCGGTTTCTCAGTTCTAGGCGATGCACCCAACCCCCAACCTCACTCCCAGAAACCGGGTTTCTCAGATAGCTTTTCTGTCTCCACCGAGATATCTGTGAAGAAACCCGGTTTCTCAGTTCTAGGCGAGATTATTGCGCCAACCACCACAACCACCATAGCATATCTCACAACAGTTTCACCCTACCTCCCCCTCAAATGCTGCCAAAAGCACATAGATTACTGGTAAAATATAGAGCGTACTTGCATCAACCCCCATAAATTTGTGCAAAGGATTCCTAACGAAGCCTTATTAGTTCGTGGTGGTCGCAGTCGTCCAGAAGACATTCAACGCGCTACAGGGACCCATCCTAGCGGGATTACGGGAATTTCTGTAGAATGTGCAGTAGGCTTGTCTATAGCCGAGCTAGCAGCGGCAATCCCTCATGGGCAAGTTGGTGTCACCACAGTAGGAGAAGTGCGCGTTTTAGGTGGAGATGTCATCCGGACTTCAGGGAGAAGTTCAAATCATGCCACTTTAACGGGCTTAACTCCAGAGCAAGTCAGCTTTCTGCTGACGCCAACTATTCCCAATCCAGCTCGGCAATCATCCCGATGAGAGTAGAACTATGAATCACCTTAAAATTTTTGTGGATTTTCATAATGCTGACCAACAAGGTCGTCTTCGTCTCAATTGTGTGGGTACTATTGCAGATTTGAGCCGCCAGAGTGTTCGGTTGCAACCGGGTCAAATTATAACTCTCTATAGCGAAGAATTAGAGGCAGATGGTGTGGTGCAATATTCTGAAGAGGAAAATCTTTGGGTTGCTGTCATCGATTGGCAACAAATCAGAGAGGTAGAGGAGATGATGCCAAGTAATTATAGCTTGCCTGAGAGGGGTGTGATTTTGCCTCTATCCTGATTGGCAAAATCGGCAAAAAAATCGATGTTGTTGGTTAATTACTGCCTTGCGCCAACCACCACAACCACCATAGCATATCTCACATCCGGTGGCTCAGTCCCAATATACCCAAGCAAAACCACGATCGGGCAGCCACCCAAATAAACCTCCCTACCTCTTATGATAGAATAAGTGGCGTGTGGAGTGAATGCTGAAAATGCCTACTACTAGGGAAAACCTGGAATTCCAGATTACGCCAACGGGGGAGGTGTTTTAATGAGTAAAGTTAACTATGGGGCGATGTCTGATGAGGAATTAAGACGATATTTCCTCAAACATCGTGAGGATAAGCTGGCGTTGAGAGCTTATTTGGATAGAGTGGCCGATCGTCCCCGTCATATCATCACCACCGCCGACGATCCGGACTTTGAGGCGAAAATTGAAGCTGCTGTTTTGCAACGCCTACAAGCAACAGATAGTAACGGTGAAGCCACCCGCTAATTATGTAGAACAGTAGTTTTCGTAGGGGGATTCGCGAATCGCCCCTATCACCCTACGAACTCTTGAGAATAACAAACTGGAGGGGGCAACGCTCATCGTCACCCCCCAAAATATGATTAAATCATCGCCGGTTGCTTGATTGTAGCTTGGCGCAGAGAATTAATCGTGGATATGGTTGCTTCTGCTATTTTATCAATTTCTTCCTCGGTATTAAACCGCCCAATTCCAAATCGCAAACTAGCGCGGGATAGCTCTTCTGACCTTCCTAAAGCCATTAGCACATGGGAGGGGTTGGCTTTACCGGTACTGCAGGCGGAACCGGAAGACAAGGCTACTACTGACTGTAACCCCAGACGCAAAGCTGAGCCATCTACTCCCGCTACACTCACATTCAGATTTCCCGCCACTCTCATGGTGGGATGTCCGTTGAGATAGATATCATCAATTGATGATAATTGCCGCCACAATCGCTCTCGTAACGCCAACAAACGGGCTGATTCTGTCTCCATTAGCTCGGTACATAATTCAATAGCCTTGCCAAATCCGACAATTTGCGGTGTGAAGAGAGTTCCCGCTCTCATGCCTCTTTCTTGTCCGCCGCCGTGCATTTGGGGAGCTAGTTTCACTCGAGGATTCCGCCGCCGCACATATAAGGCTCCAATTCCTTTTGGTCCATAGATTTTATGGGCGGTTATGGACATTAAATCGATGCGCATCGCTTCTACGTCGATCGGTGTTTTCCCTATGGCTTGGGCGGCGTCGGTGTGAAATAATACTTCTCGTTCGCGACACATAATCCCGATCGCGCCAATAGGTTGCAACACCCCTATCTCATTATTCCCCGCCATCACCGAGACTAAAATCGTGTCGGGACGAAAGGCTGCATCTAATTGCTGCAAATTCACCAACCCATCGGACTGCACCGGGAGATAAGTCACCTCAAATCCCAAAGATTCCAGATACTGGCAGGTATGCAGGACGGCATTATGTTCCGTTTGTACTGTGATGATATGCCGACCTTTTTGGAAATAAGCCTCGGCTATTCCTTTAATCGCCAAATTGTTGGCTTCTGTAGCGCCGCTGGTAAAGACAATCTCTTCTGGTGTGGCATTGATAGCGGCGGCGATTTGCTCCCGCGCCTGTTTAATTCCCGCTTCGGCTTCCCAACCATATTGATGGTTAATACTCCCGGAATTGCCGAAATATTCCATAAAGTAAGGCATCATGGCGGTCATTACCCGCTCATCTACCGGTGTTGTGGCGTGACTGTCCAGATAGATTGGTCTGTAAGACATAATAATGCGATCGTCAATTGAGTTGTTTTTTTCAGGATTATTCCCCAGCTTCAATCTTAATTCAAGAATTGAGTTTATAACCTAAAAATATAATTACGGATTGGTCCCAAGTCCAATGTCCCAAGTCCAATGTCCTTTGTCCTTTGTCACTTGGCAGCTTGACAAAGGACCAATGACCATTAGTCCCTTGTCCCCAGTCCAATGTCCCTTGACAAATGACAAATTACAAATGACAAATTACAAATTACAATTATGGCACTTGCCACAGTTGCACCATTCCATCTTCGCCGCCACCGATGACCGTGCGACCATCGGCACTGAATGCTACAGACAGGAGTTGACTGCCGTCCCCCTTCAGGGTAGCTAGTTCTTTGCCTCCACGGGGGTCCCACAGTTTCACTGTACCATCATTGCTGGCGCTGGCTAAAATGCCGTCTTTGGGACTGAAGGCAATGGCATTCACTGGTCCCTTGTGACCTTTGAGTTGCTCTTGGAGTGTTCCCGTCTCTGGGTCCCAAATTTTGATGCGGCTAGCATTGGCTGCAGCCAGCATCTTGCCATCGGGACTGAAACTCACAGCGGGAATGTAAGTGGAATTTTCCCCTAGGGTTTGCACTTCCTTACCACTGTTGGCATCCCAAATTTTCACAATTTTGTCCTCTGTGCCAGTAGCCACGGTCCTGCCATCGGGACTGAATGCCACGGCTAACACTCTTTCCTTGTGGTTGAAGGTTTGCAGAACTTGGCCACTATTCACATCCCAGATTTTAGCGGTAAAATCTTTGCCCACGCCACCACTACCACTGACCAGCTTGGTGCCGTCGGGACTGAATGCTACGGCATGCACTTGGTCTGTATGTGCTGATAGGGTTTTTTGCCATTGTCCGGTTGTGGCATCCCAGAGCATTATCTGTGTGTCGGCGCTCCCTGTGGCGATCGTCCTCCCGTCAGGACTCACAGCCACCGACCAAACAAAGCTCTGATGTT contains:
- a CDS encoding DUF6887 family protein, with the translated sequence MSKVNYGAMSDEELRRYFLKHREDKLALRAYLDRVADRPRHIITTADDPDFEAKIEAAVLQRLQATDSNGEATR
- the psb30 gene encoding photosystem II reaction center protein Ycf12/Psb30, producing MDFVMNLFGNLNFEVIFQLTFVSLIMIAGPIVIFLLALRGGNM
- a CDS encoding cysteine desulfurase family protein, coding for MSYRPIYLDSHATTPVDERVMTAMMPYFMEYFGNSGSINHQYGWEAEAGIKQAREQIAAAINATPEEIVFTSGATEANNLAIKGIAEAYFQKGRHIITVQTEHNAVLHTCQYLESLGFEVTYLPVQSDGLVNLQQLDAAFRPDTILVSVMAGNNEIGVLQPIGAIGIMCREREVLFHTDAAQAIGKTPIDVEAMRIDLMSITAHKIYGPKGIGALYVRRRNPRVKLAPQMHGGGQERGMRAGTLFTPQIVGFGKAIELCTELMETESARLLALRERLWRQLSSIDDIYLNGHPTMRVAGNLNVSVAGVDGSALRLGLQSVVALSSGSACSTGKANPSHVLMALGRSEELSRASLRFGIGRFNTEEEIDKIAEATISTINSLRQATIKQPAMI
- a CDS encoding type II toxin-antitoxin system Phd/YefM family antitoxin codes for the protein MIILDTLSQTPKFNKLSYAPIMETVNIDYCKTNLSQILSRVQLGEEIIIANGDIPVAKLVPVRPASRLASLGQDKGKFIVPEDFNEPLPPEILAAFEGEVG
- a CDS encoding radical SAM protein — encoded protein: MKTQSSLYKKSEYVRVLGDNDRFLIYHSLFNNPLGTNSTIIEMLEMLSTPMTFSQLSELYEGDLEEVFSLLVARHFIVSGDQDDREVLAALHQNFLNQFQAGKNLSRLELAISNSCNFGCQHCMHFLNNEVPSRIAPSLHMSAKTAKESIDIFVDMVKKSGNNLVRVHFGNGEPLMNWATLVFALEYCDSIEDISFSYAINTNLSLLDQNKAEVLKKYNVKISTSLDGVKDGNDAIRVDRNGMGTFEVIMSKIQLLKSIGHPIDGFTVTVTDKNFHLIDQSIIDLAKEIGVKDVAMDFDLVRSIGITTESCVDKIIFLRRYANQKGLNFYGTWETPYRNLMSNSWVDAPHAFCPAMEGKTIEFNVDGTLKSCGHTNTIVGSSKNFED
- a CDS encoding flavoredoxin gives rise to the protein MQRIPNEALLVRGGRSRPEDIQRATGTHPSGITGISVECAVGLSIAELAAAIPHGQVGVTTVGEVRVLGGDVIRTSGRSSNHATLTGLTPEQVSFLLTPTIPNPARQSSR
- a CDS encoding CopG family antitoxin; its protein translation is MNSKAIHQSDSIQELANFWDSHDLTDFDSQLEEVTQPVFQRDAVLQIRLQPQEVEAVKKIALSRGIDSTELIREWVLTQLRTA
- a CDS encoding TMEM165/GDT1 family protein, with protein sequence MEPEHTTSQKTPVKTDSRSPMATSSELSSLESPASGVPESPRGGEKPSYEAWTVFASTFGTIFLCELGDKTQVATLLMSAESQEPWVVFAGAAAALVATSLLGVLVGQWLASRVSPKTLERAAAVVLLFIAASLFWDVLA
- a CDS encoding type II toxin-antitoxin system Phd/YefM family antitoxin, whose product is MTEITTNELPQILQSLFIEVERTKKPLTVIHEGKPLVIIYPATTPDDRPAFGVMKGSGEILGDIIAPEPQPWEVLE
- a CDS encoding TMEM165/GDT1 family protein — its product is MDWQLLGLSFITVFLAELGDKSQLAAIALGGSSRHPRAVFLGTAAALIFASFLGVIVGGGTAMLLPSRLVKAIAAGGFLFMAVRLLWPTSDSADEES
- a CDS encoding NB-ARC domain-containing protein; this encodes MNLKEVLKLADELVFAKTGQHLDDLQEAIVRGTIQDEKYTTIAEESHCNESYVRDVGSKLWQLLSDGLNEEVSKTNFRATMERLQVSIISHLEPHNNQIGSFSICGDTPHPANIPNSTPTEQTSNPQPPPKYQDLSQMPELGDFYGRTTELQTLHNWILQQRCRLIALTGVSGIGKTTLAVQLVQQIKDEFEYVIWCSLETSPPFAEFQAELIKFFSQSETPDLSATSQKSSPIIKYLQKHRCLVVLDDVHRLFSSGELAGKYLPKTEEYRSLFKQIEKLSHQSCFLLIGWEQPRELPQGKSKTAPLCTLQLGGLDGGAVRELLTGHGLAEIGDWETLLDCYQGNPFWLKTVANQILEVAEELTDCLPEDIILLPEEVKDSLQQQWERLSAIEKRLMFLLAKSNQPVSLANLLGNGIISAADLGNVLQYLGRRGLIEKREGFYSLSPVIKQYVKGLSGN